Proteins encoded in a region of the Candidatus Aquicultor sp. genome:
- a CDS encoding 3-isopropylmalate dehydratase large subunit has protein sequence MGKTIVEKILSEHCTTDAYAGDIVVAEIDAALVQDGTGPLAVQQLQKLGMEKAAKPERTVLFIDHAAPSPRKELSNAHKILRDFAAKTGAILSDVNEGVCHQRMVERYMNPGEVLIGADSHTCTAGALGAFATGMGSTDVAIGIASGQTWLRVPETFKVYVTGEFQHGVYPKDFMLHFIGMIGADGATYKALEFCGPTIDAMDMSGRFTLANMAVEAGAKAGLFQSDETTKKYLEECGRGDKWSEVKADEDAVYEAVYEIDISTLEPTISCPHTVDNTKTIQEVAGTTVDQVFIGTCTNGRIEDLRIAAQILAGKKRNPNTRLLVCPASNDVYLKAIEEGIIAKLVAAGAAIVNPGCGACVGVHGGILGDGEVCLATQNRNFQGRMGNPEGFIYLSSPAVAAATAIEGVIADPRKYL, from the coding sequence GCGGTTCAGCAGCTTCAAAAACTTGGGATGGAAAAGGCGGCAAAGCCGGAGCGTACGGTTCTCTTTATCGACCATGCGGCCCCAAGCCCACGAAAAGAGCTTTCAAACGCTCATAAGATATTAAGGGATTTTGCGGCAAAAACGGGAGCAATCCTCTCGGATGTTAACGAGGGCGTGTGCCACCAGCGGATGGTCGAGCGCTACATGAACCCCGGTGAAGTCTTAATCGGTGCGGATTCGCACACCTGTACGGCGGGTGCGCTCGGTGCATTTGCGACAGGCATGGGCTCGACCGATGTTGCGATAGGTATTGCATCGGGGCAGACCTGGCTTCGGGTGCCGGAGACGTTTAAGGTGTATGTTACCGGAGAATTTCAGCACGGTGTGTACCCGAAAGACTTTATGCTGCATTTTATAGGTATGATCGGCGCCGATGGCGCTACATATAAAGCCCTCGAGTTTTGCGGGCCGACCATTGATGCTATGGATATGTCGGGTAGGTTTACCCTGGCAAACATGGCGGTCGAAGCCGGAGCAAAAGCGGGGCTCTTCCAATCCGATGAAACCACGAAGAAGTACCTTGAAGAGTGCGGTCGCGGCGATAAGTGGAGCGAAGTAAAAGCGGATGAGGACGCCGTATACGAAGCGGTTTATGAGATCGACATATCGACGTTGGAGCCGACGATTTCGTGCCCCCACACAGTCGATAATACAAAGACGATACAAGAAGTTGCAGGCACCACAGTCGACCAGGTATTTATCGGCACGTGTACGAACGGCCGCATTGAGGACCTGCGGATTGCAGCGCAAATTCTGGCAGGCAAAAAACGTAACCCGAACACCAGGCTTCTGGTATGTCCGGCATCAAATGACGTGTACTTAAAGGCGATTGAAGAGGGCATCATCGCGAAGTTGGTTGCCGCAGGTGCAGCAATCGTTAACCCCGGCTGCGGTGCGTGTGTCGGCGTTCATGGCGGTATTTTAGGTGACGGCGAGGTGTGCCTCGCAACGCAGAACCGCAACTTCCAGGGCCGCATGGGTAACCCGGAAGGGTTTATCTATTTGAGCTCACCGGCGGTTGCAGCGGCGACGGCAATCGAGGGCGTCATTGCCGACCCGCGAAAGTATCTATAA
- a CDS encoding isocitrate/isopropylmalate dehydrogenase family protein, which produces MYTITMIPGDGIGPEISEAMRRVVESTGVKIDWDVQEAGADVMDKYGTPLPDHVLDSIKKNKVAIKGPITTPVGTGFRSVNVTLRKALDLYVNLRPVYSLKGVRSRFEDIDLIIVRENTEDLYAGIEFEEGSKDAKELIDFLKARGAKIRFEDAGISIKPISISGSERIVRFAYDYAQREGRKKVTAIHKANIMKYSDGLFLRVANQVGEQYPDIETEDRIVDNMCMQLVQKPELYDVLVCPNLYGDILSDLCSGLIGGLGMAPGANIGTEHAVFEPVHGSAPKYAGQNKVNPAALILSSVLMLKHIGEREAADKVFNATADVIAEGKRVTYDLGGTAGTSQMADAIIDKILPTNP; this is translated from the coding sequence GTGTATACGATTACGATGATTCCCGGTGACGGTATCGGGCCGGAGATTTCTGAAGCAATGCGCCGCGTTGTCGAGTCGACCGGTGTAAAAATTGATTGGGACGTGCAGGAAGCCGGAGCGGATGTTATGGATAAATACGGGACACCGCTTCCCGACCACGTGCTTGATTCAATCAAGAAGAATAAAGTCGCTATAAAGGGGCCGATTACCACACCGGTTGGTACGGGATTTCGAAGTGTAAATGTAACCCTGCGGAAAGCGCTCGATCTCTATGTAAATCTTCGCCCCGTATATAGCTTAAAAGGCGTAAGGAGCCGATTCGAAGACATCGACCTTATAATCGTTCGCGAGAACACTGAGGACCTCTATGCCGGTATCGAATTCGAAGAGGGCAGCAAGGACGCGAAAGAGCTTATCGATTTCTTGAAAGCACGCGGCGCTAAGATTCGCTTTGAGGATGCGGGGATTAGCATCAAGCCGATCTCGATTTCGGGCAGCGAGCGCATTGTGCGTTTTGCCTACGATTACGCTCAGCGCGAAGGCCGCAAGAAAGTAACCGCTATTCACAAGGCGAACATCATGAAGTATTCGGACGGATTGTTCCTGCGCGTAGCAAACCAAGTCGGCGAGCAGTATCCGGATATCGAGACCGAAGATAGAATCGTCGACAACATGTGCATGCAGCTTGTCCAGAAACCTGAACTCTACGACGTGCTGGTATGCCCTAACCTCTACGGGGATATCTTGAGCGATCTTTGCTCGGGCTTGATCGGCGGTTTAGGCATGGCCCCCGGCGCAAATATCGGCACCGAGCATGCGGTGTTCGAGCCGGTTCACGGCAGCGCGCCGAAATATGCCGGGCAGAACAAGGTAAACCCGGCCGCTCTAATATTATCGAGCGTTTTAATGCTCAAGCATATCGGCGAGCGCGAGGCGGCTGACAAAGTATTTAACGCCACCGCCGATGTTATTGCAGAAGGCAAACGCGTGACCTATGATCTTGGCGGTACTGCCGGTACATCGCAAATGGCCGATGCCATTATCGATAAGATATTGCCTACGAACCCTTAG
- a CDS encoding 3-isopropylmalate dehydratase small subunit — protein sequence MQIQGNAWKFGDSISTDHIAPGRLFHLRTNLPELAKHVLEDADPEFAGKVQPGDFVVGGKNFGLGSSREHAPTIIKLAGVGAVLAESYARIFYRNAINVGLPVLICDTTQIDQGDELEVDVSKGEVRDITKGITIKAKPLPDVMIKILNDGGLLEHFRKNGGFALEA from the coding sequence ATGCAAATACAAGGAAACGCATGGAAATTTGGAGATAGTATCAGCACCGACCACATAGCCCCGGGAAGGTTGTTTCATTTGAGAACCAATCTGCCGGAGCTTGCAAAGCATGTTCTCGAGGATGCCGACCCCGAGTTTGCGGGCAAGGTGCAACCGGGCGACTTTGTCGTAGGCGGCAAAAACTTTGGCCTTGGCTCAAGCCGCGAGCATGCGCCGACTATCATTAAACTGGCCGGCGTAGGTGCCGTACTTGCCGAATCGTATGCCAGAATCTTCTATCGCAATGCGATCAATGTAGGGCTTCCGGTTCTTATCTGCGACACCACGCAGATCGACCAGGGCGATGAGCTCGAAGTTGATGTCAGTAAAGGTGAGGTAAGAGATATCACGAAGGGCATTACCATTAAGGCTAAACCGCTGCCGGATGTCATGATTAAAATCCTCAATGACGGCGGTTTGCTCGAGCACTTCCGCAAGAACGGCGGGTTTGCACTCGAGGCATAA